The Hydrogenobacter thermophilus TK-6 genome window below encodes:
- the rpsC gene encoding 30S ribosomal protein S3 encodes MGQKTHPIGFRIGVIKDWNSKWFASKRDYTKLLHEDINIKDYIKRRYASAGVSKVIIERAAEKVKVRILAARPGIIIGRKGAEVEQLKKDIESIAVGKDVTITVDEVRVPELDAQLVAEEIALQIERRVSHRRAMKRAIDNAFKAGAKGVKVQVKGRIGGAELARAEWFLVGRMPLQTLRADIDYGYATAQTKYGVLGVKVWIYKGDILKGGKEEIIKKIEEDLKKAEKEV; translated from the coding sequence ATGGGACAGAAGACGCATCCCATAGGTTTTAGGATAGGCGTTATAAAGGACTGGAACTCCAAGTGGTTTGCCAGTAAAAGAGATTACACAAAGCTACTTCATGAGGACATAAACATAAAGGATTACATAAAAAGGAGGTATGCCTCTGCAGGCGTCTCCAAGGTGATTATAGAGAGAGCTGCAGAAAAGGTTAAAGTTAGAATACTTGCGGCAAGACCGGGCATAATCATAGGAAGAAAGGGAGCGGAGGTAGAGCAGCTTAAAAAGGACATAGAAAGCATCGCAGTAGGTAAGGATGTTACCATAACCGTTGATGAGGTGAGAGTCCCAGAGCTTGATGCTCAGTTAGTGGCGGAAGAGATAGCCCTTCAGATTGAAAGGCGCGTATCTCATAGGAGAGCCATGAAGAGGGCAATAGACAACGCTTTCAAAGCTGGTGCAAAAGGGGTCAAAGTTCAAGTTAAGGGAAGGATAGGCGGTGCGGAGCTGGCAAGAGCGGAATGGTTTCTGGTAGGAAGGATGCCCCTTCAAACCCTCAGAGCTGACATAGACTACGGTTATGCCACCGCTCAAACCAAGTACGGTGTTCTTGGCGTAAAAGTCTGGATATACAAAGGTGATATCCTCAAAGGTGGAAAGGAGGAAATTATAAAGAAGATAGAGGAAGACCTCAAAAAGGCGGAAAAGGAGGTATAA